In the Arachis hypogaea cultivar Tifrunner chromosome 20, arahy.Tifrunner.gnm2.J5K5, whole genome shotgun sequence genome, ACACATccaaattgagaagaaataactAAACAGTCGAGAAAATCCTCTTCATCTATTGTCAAGACACATCCAAAATTATTTCGAGGTAAAACAAAATCACTTTGTCTATTTTCATCACACATCCAAACTATATTGATCTCTCAAACcacaaatcaaataaagaaatataaaaaaaattaaaaacacaaatacatccaaaaccaaaaatatataactgaaaaacaaaagaacttcTTCTTTGTCTATTCTCATGACACATCCAAAATTAGCCAGAGATTAAACATATcaaatcattcaaaaaaaaaaaaaaggctggGATAGGGGCAAGAACTGTACCGATGCTATGAAGGGAGAATCTGGTGGAGGTGGCGCGTTTCGGGACCAGGAGCGGCGCGGACGAGGCTCGATTCCGATTCAGAGGAGGCACGGGGGTGGGTCGTCTAGTGCGCGGCTTGGAGGCTGGAAGGAGCGAAGAGGATGTGGGACTGAGAGGCGGCGCGGAGGAGGAGCCACAGGCGGCGCGGAGACGCGGAAGAGATCGTAGGAGACGCGCTGCGGAGGAGTGGCAATGAGACGATTCGACGAGTTGCGATGGCAGAGACGAGTTGCAACGGCGATGGGGAAGTGGGGACGGCGACTGGAGCAGATTTGATGGCGGCGCTGGGACGGCGGCGGCGACACAGCTTGAAGAAGAGAGAAGTCTCTGAAGGAAAGGAACATGTGAGGTGAGGAGGGGCTGGGCAAAAGGCGTCGTTTCAGGCAAACCGGTTGAATAGGTTTTCGAAGAAAATCTTTTATTATAGTGAACCCTCTTATTGACGGTGCACCCTCCTTTCTTGTAGCCGTCGAAGGAAATCGCTAATGCCACGCGACTCATGTCACAAAAAAGTATCAACCAAACAATAATGGTAATGAATAGAGTAGAGCGGGGTAGGGTAGGATAGGGTAGAGTTTGGAGTCAACTCTACTCGTTGATGCgaattgagatttttatataaattcaattttattctatttgaggGTTGAGAATATCTCAACCCTAACTTTATCTTTCTTAATTCACGAGTATCCAACCTTATCTACGGGTTACAAAAAAgatgcaatattattatataacttgatgataatttaaaataaaactgatgattatgtaaaaaaaatattaaattattaattaatgacttttttttaatagttaatgatcttttgtatttagtacgagattttttgtttcacatccacttaaaatatatttttatataagtatataacatatacatttaTAGGGTGCGGGTTGATCAGATAGGATTGAGACTCAATCTATACCCTACCCGATCCGCACGAAAATCCTACCCACACCCTACCATATCCTACAGATGAGTTGACAACCCTACCCAACCGAGTAGAATCGAATTGAGTACTCACAGGTAGaatgtaggggtgttcatggtcCGACTCGGTCCAAAGACCCGGCCCGGCCCGAGCCATAGCTCAGGTCACCCGAACTTGACCCGGTAGCCCAGTCattatacacaattaatattttgtgttattagtcattataagactataagttaatgttttgtGTTTAAAGTGTATaaaactttagactaatgcataatattatgttatttgtattgatttaaatatttggtgttattagacaatattagtattgattgtggttgtGCTTTAATTTTAggaaagggttggttcttgttatatttttctaagtgaattttaccatgttaaataatggttagAATCttgaaaatttgaatattttcatATGCTAGCTTACAATGAGATATCAGGTAATGTTAACGGTCCAGTTTTTACTCGATTTTTACCCGATATAATCGTGGTTCGAAAGTGTGTAGGTTTTTTCAGATCTAACAAATAAGTTCGGTATATATTTTGGACCGGATCTGGATCATATCAAACCCAATTTCACCCGACCCATAAATACCTAATAGAATGTATGTTGCCACCCCTAATTCCAGTCTTCcaattttcaattttgtttcctttgttttgtgTAATCAACACGAAAACAGTGacattaaaaaaatgttatatatCCCACAAAATTGTCCGCTAAATTAATTATCTATGTATATGCATTatttatagaatttaatttttatgttgtagaataattttataaatatatttaactaTGTAATAttacatttaaaaaataattattttttatattaattacataaataattattttttatgacatcaaaattaaaattttatttatgttgtgcattttataattattaatttaattactgaTATATtatttatgagtttaattttacaCATTTATataattacatttatttttttactaatataattagatatacgcataaaattattttatactaacagtatattaaaattaaatttattatttatgttaggTATTTATAAATGGGTTTAGTTAACatgtttgtaaatttattattagt is a window encoding:
- the LOC112786883 gene encoding uncharacterized protein isoform X1, whose amino-acid sequence is MSRVALAISFDGYKKGGCTVNKRVHYNKRFSSKTYSTGLPETTPFAQPLLTSHVPFLQRLLSSSSCVAAAVPAPPSNLLQSPSPLPHRRCNSSLPSQLVESSHCHSSAARLLRSLPRLRAACGSSSAPPLSPTSSSLLPASKPRTRRPTPVPPLNRNRASSAPLLVPKRATSTRFSLHSIATKWKNLPDTLKSHTASIIHNASSSCSAVRDLLRLELCGLRFIMPRASPSPIHRASSSAVSWSREFCHRRVSVSSIAAFVWPASRPTRRPLLRPLLFCRPLLQPSPS